Part of the Kineococcus aurantiacus genome, GCGCCGGTGGCACCGGAGCCGTTGCCCGGGACACCGACGGCGAGGTCGGCGTACCCGTCGCCGTCGAAGTCGGCCGCGGCCAGGGCGGTGCCGAAGAACTCGTGGTCCGAGGCGCTGCCGTCCAGCTGCGGGCTGTCGCCGTGCCACAGCTGGGTGCCGCCGGCGGACACGCCACCGAAACCGCCGTAGGAGACGGTCACGGTGCCGGCGTCGGCCTTGCCCCGGACGGCCTGGTAGGGCGAGCCGATGGCGAGGTCCTCGTACCCGTCGCCGTTGAAGTCGCTGGAGATGCCGACCCCGCCGTCGGCGTGCGCGGCGGGGGCACCGGCCACGGCACCGAGGCAGGTGGCCAGGACCCCGGCGGTCACCGCGGGGACGAAGCGTGATCGGGTCGTGGACGTGTTGCGCTGCATGTGTTCTCCCCCTGAGAACGTGGGCGCGCGACCGCAGGGCGATGCGCCGGACCCCCTGTCCGGTGCATCGCGGGTGGTACGTGGCGGGGTGGTGCGTTCCGCTCGGGCGGGCGCGCTCGGCGAGTGCCGTGACCGCAACCTAATGCTGTTAGGAAGAGCGGGTCAAGGGTTTCCGCGCCTCCGCCGCGCGGGACGTCCTCAGCCCGCGGCGCGGGCGGCCACCGCCTCCACCAGGTGCGCGAGCCCGGCCTCGAAACCCTCCTGGTCGATGGTCCGGCGGTCGCAGGCGCGCAGGGCCGCGACCAGCGCCGGGTACCTGCCCTCGTACTCCTCGGTCCGCCCGAAACCCCCGATGAAGGTCTCCACCGCCGACCCCAGCACCAGGTAGTCCAGGACGACGACGCTGCGCAGCGCCTCCTCCGGCGCGAGGCCGTGACGCAGCAGGGTGGCGAGCACCGCGTCGTAGACCCGCGGCGCCGACTCGGTGCCGATGGGGCGGCGCACGATGAGGACCGCGGCGCGGGGGTGCCGGGCGTAGGCGGCCCGGTAGGAGCGCGCGAAGGCGGTCAGCGCGCTCCGCAGGTCCGGGGCCTGCAGGGTCTCCAGGTCGATCTCGTCGTTGATGAGCTCGTGGACGGCGTCGACGATCTCCTCCTGCGAGGAGACGTGGCTGTAGAGGGAGGGGGCCCGCACGCCCAGGCGGTCACCGAGGGCCCGCATCGTCCAGCCCGGGCCGTTCTCGTCGATGAGTTCCAGCGCCGCCCGGGCGATGGTCGCGCGGTCGAGGGGGGCGGTCGAGGACCTGGGCATGGCGACTCCGTCCGGAGGGTTCCCCCTCACCTCCTGACGCCCCCGGTTCCCGGCGTCCGAAGCGTCAGGTTACGTCGGCCCGCCGGGACCGCGGGAGCGCCCCGCCCGGTTCAGGGCGCGGTGAGGACGACCGGCCCGTCGGCCGTCACCGCGACGGTGTGCTCCTCGTGGGCGCCGCGGCTGCCGTCGACGCTCCGCATCGTCCAGCCGTCGTCGTCGGTGCGGTAGGCGGGGTTCCCGCCGGCGGTGAACCACGGCTCGATGGCGATGACGAGGCCGGCCTGCAGCTTCAGGCCGCGGCCGGCCTTGCCGTCGTTGGGCACCGAGGGGTCCTCGTGCATCGTGTGCCCGACCCCGTGACCGCCGAACTCGGTGTTCACGCCGCAGCCGTGGGCGTGGCCGACGGCGCCGATGGCGGCGGAGACGTCGCCGACCCGGTTCCCCACCACGGCGGCGGCGATGCCGGCGGCGAGCGCCTCCCGGGTCGCGGCGACGAGTTCGGCGTCGCCGGGCCGGGGGGTGCCGACGCTGAAGGTCGTCGCGGAGTCCCCGGCCCAGCCGTCGAGCACGGCGCCGCAGTCGACGCTGAGCAGGTCGCCGTCGCGCAGGACGTAGGGGCCGGGGATGCCGTGCAGCACGGCGTCGTTGACGGAGGCGCAGATGACGCCGGGGAAGGGGGTGTCGGCGAACCGGGGCTGGTAGTTCAGGAAGGGCGACGTGGCACCCGCACCGAAGATCACCTCGCGGGCGACGGCGTCGAGCTCGTCGAGCCGCACCCCGGGCGCGGCGTGCTCGCGCACGGCGGCGAGCGCCCGCGCCACGACCCGGCCCGCGGCGCGCATGGCCTCGAGTTCGCCGGGCGTCTTGAGTTCCACCATCGCCATCCCCTTCGGTATTCTTATCCCGGTACTTCTATCCCGGTATTAGTATCACGTCCATGGTCCGGCCCCCGCTGCCCGAAGAGGTGCGCGCCCGCGGGCGCCGCCTCGGCGAACTCCTGCGCACCGCCCGCGGCGAGCGCACCGTCCCGCAGGTCTCCGCGCTGTCCGGCGTCCCCGCCGAGACGCTGCGCAAGATCGAGGCCGGCCGCATCCCCACCCCGGCGTTCTTCACCGTCGTCGCGCTCGCCGACGCGCTCGACCTGCCGCTGGTGCAGGTCGTCGAGCACTGCACGCCACCGGCGATCCCCGTCGAGGGCCCCGCGGAGGGGGTGGCGTGAAGCTGCTGGAGGACCTCGCCGCGCGCGAGGCCGCGGCGACCGACCGCTCCGGCCACCGCCCCGACACCCTCCCCGACGGCGTCGTGCGGGCGACGTGCGTCGACGACGTCGTCGAGACGCTGCGCTGGGCCAGCGCCCACCGCACCCCCGTCGTGCCCCGCGGCGCCGGGACCGGGCTGGCCGCCGGGGCCAGCGCGCGGGCCGGGGAGGTCGTCCTCGACCTGTCCGGCCTGGACCGCATCGTGCAGCTCCGGCCCGACGACCAGGTCGCCGTCGTCGAACCGGGCGTGCTGACCGCCGACCTCGACGCCGCCGCGGGCGAGCACGGCCTGTTCTACGCCCCCGACCCCGCCAGCGCCGCGATCTCCACCGTCGGCGGGAACATCGCCACCAACGCCGGCGGCCTGCGCTGCGCCAAGTACGGCGTGACGCGCGAGTCCGTGCTGGGCCTGGACCTCGTGCTCGCCGACGGGCGGCGGCTGTCCACGGGCCGGCAGACCGTCAAGGGCGTCGCCGGGTACGACCTGACGAGCCTGGTCGTCGGTTCCGAGGGCACGCTCGCGGTCGTCGTCGGCGCCACCCTGCGGCTGCGGCCCCGGCCCGCCGAGACCGCCACCCTCGCAGCGCACTTCGACGACGTCGTCGCAGCCGCCGCCGCGGCCTCGGCGATCACGTCGGCCCGGCTGCAGCCGTCCGTGCTCGAACTCGTCGACGCCGTGACGCTCGAGGCCGTCGACGCGGCGCGGGGTTCGTCGCTGCGCTCGCGGGGAGCCGCGGTGCTCGTCGTGCAGTGCGACGGCCGGGGCGCGGTCGCGGACACCGCGGCCGTCGGCGAGGTCGTCGCCCCCTTCGCCACGTCGTGGAGCTCGACGACCGACCCCGCCGAGGCCGAGGAGCTGCTCGCCGCCCGCCGCGCCGGGCTGCCCGCGCTGGAGGCCACCGGCGACGTGTTCATCGAGGACGTCTCGGTGCCCCGCTCGAAGCTGGCCGAAGCGGTCTCCGGCGTCCAGGCCATCTCGGCCCGCACCGGCGTGCGGATCGCGACCATCGCCCACGCCGGCGACGGCAACCTGCACCCGATCGTCGTCGTCGAGCGCGGCGCGACGGTGACCGAGGGCCCGCCGTGGGAGGCCGCGTGCGCGGTGTTCGACCTGGCGCTGAGCCTCGGCGGCACCCTGACCGGCGAGCACGGCGTGGGGCTGCTGAAGCGGACGTGGCTGCGGGCCGAGCTCGGGCAGGACAGCCTGGACCTGCAGCGCGGCCTCAAGGCCGTCTTCGACCCGCTGGGCATCCTCAACCCCGGCAAGGCGATCTGACCCCTCCCCCACTGCCCCCTTCCCCCGCTGACCCCCTCCCCGCTGCCTCCCTCCCCCGCGCAGAGCACGCTTCGGGCCCTCCCGGGCCCTTGCACGGGGCCCGAACAGTGCTTCGCGCCCTCCTGGGGGTCCAAGGAGGGCGGGGAGGGGTGCAATGGGGAGGGCGGGGAGGGTGGGCCCGGCGAAGGTGGCACCAGCACGCCCTGGCACAACGGGCCGGGGCGGACCACCATGTCGGGCCGTGGAGACCAACGCGCTGCTCGTCGTCGTCGTGGGGCTGGTCGCGCTCGCCCCGGCCCTGTCCCGGCAGGTCCGGCTGCCCCCGCCCACGGTGCTGTTCCTGCTGGGCTGCCTGCTCGCGGTCGTCCCGGCCGCCGGGGAGGTCGTCGTCGAACCGGACCTGGTGCTGCTGGTCCTGCTGCCGGTGATCCTGCACTGGGAGGCCTACACGACGTCGGTGCAGCACGCCTGGCGCTACCGGCGGGCCATCCTGCTGGCCGCGGTCCCCCTCGTCGTCGCCACGGCCGCGGCCGTCGCCGCCATCGGGCACGCCCTGGGGCTGCCGTGGGCGACGGCGTGGGTGCTGGGCGCGGTGCTGGCCCCCACCGACGCCAGCGCCGTGGCCGCCTTCGGCCGCGCCCTGCCGCCGCGGCTGATGACGATGCTGCGCGGGGAGAGCCTGGTCAACGACGGCACCGCGCTGGTCGTGCTGGCGGTCGCCGTCGCGGCCGCCGGCGGCGAGCGGGTCACCGCCTGGTCGGCGCTGGGCGACCTGGCCTGGTCGTACGCGGGCGGGATCGCCGCCGGGGTCGTCGTCGCGTGGCTGGCCCTGTTCCTGCTGCGCCGGGTGAGCGACCCGCTGGTGCTGGGGGCGGTCTCGGTCGTCGAGCCGTTCGCGGCCTCGGTGCTGGCCGAGGAGGTCCACGCCTCGGGGGTGGTGGCCGTCGTGGTGTGCGCGCTGGGGATCAGCCGGCAGACCCGGCGCCTGGTGGGCGCGCGCGGCCGGCTGCAGGTCGGGGCGTTCTGGGAGATCACCACGTGGCTCG contains:
- a CDS encoding TetR/AcrR family transcriptional regulator C-terminal domain-containing protein: MPRSSTAPLDRATIARAALELIDENGPGWTMRALGDRLGVRAPSLYSHVSSQEEIVDAVHELINDEIDLETLQAPDLRSALTAFARSYRAAYARHPRAAVLIVRRPIGTESAPRVYDAVLATLLRHGLAPEEALRSVVVLDYLVLGSAVETFIGGFGRTEEYEGRYPALVAALRACDRRTIDQEGFEAGLAHLVEAVAARAAG
- the map gene encoding type I methionyl aminopeptidase translates to MVELKTPGELEAMRAAGRVVARALAAVREHAAPGVRLDELDAVAREVIFGAGATSPFLNYQPRFADTPFPGVICASVNDAVLHGIPGPYVLRDGDLLSVDCGAVLDGWAGDSATTFSVGTPRPGDAELVAATREALAAGIAAAVVGNRVGDVSAAIGAVGHAHGCGVNTEFGGHGVGHTMHEDPSVPNDGKAGRGLKLQAGLVIAIEPWFTAGGNPAYRTDDDGWTMRSVDGSRGAHEEHTVAVTADGPVVLTAP
- a CDS encoding helix-turn-helix domain-containing protein; its protein translation is MVRPPLPEEVRARGRRLGELLRTARGERTVPQVSALSGVPAETLRKIEAGRIPTPAFFTVVALADALDLPLVQVVEHCTPPAIPVEGPAEGVA
- a CDS encoding FAD-linked oxidase C-terminal domain-containing protein; this encodes MKLLEDLAAREAAATDRSGHRPDTLPDGVVRATCVDDVVETLRWASAHRTPVVPRGAGTGLAAGASARAGEVVLDLSGLDRIVQLRPDDQVAVVEPGVLTADLDAAAGEHGLFYAPDPASAAISTVGGNIATNAGGLRCAKYGVTRESVLGLDLVLADGRRLSTGRQTVKGVAGYDLTSLVVGSEGTLAVVVGATLRLRPRPAETATLAAHFDDVVAAAAAASAITSARLQPSVLELVDAVTLEAVDAARGSSLRSRGAAVLVVQCDGRGAVADTAAVGEVVAPFATSWSSTTDPAEAEELLAARRAGLPALEATGDVFIEDVSVPRSKLAEAVSGVQAISARTGVRIATIAHAGDGNLHPIVVVERGATVTEGPPWEAACAVFDLALSLGGTLTGEHGVGLLKRTWLRAELGQDSLDLQRGLKAVFDPLGILNPGKAI